The following are encoded together in the Xanthomonas vesicatoria ATCC 35937 genome:
- a CDS encoding DUF1304 domain-containing protein: protein MSLFAIIAGILVGLLHVYVLVLEMALWTHPLGLKTFRNTREKAEATRVLAANQGLYNGFLAAGLLWGALAARVDVLSFFLGCVVVAGCYGAYSVNRRIFFVQAFPALIALALVWLPQ from the coding sequence ATGTCCTTGTTCGCAATCATCGCCGGCATCCTTGTCGGCTTGCTGCATGTCTACGTCCTGGTGCTGGAAATGGCGCTGTGGACGCACCCTTTGGGCCTGAAGACCTTCCGCAACACACGGGAGAAGGCCGAGGCAACACGCGTGCTGGCGGCCAACCAGGGCCTCTACAACGGCTTTCTTGCTGCAGGCCTGCTCTGGGGCGCGCTGGCGGCACGTGTCGATGTGCTGAGCTTCTTCCTGGGCTGCGTGGTGGTGGCGGGCTGTTACGGCGCCTATAGCGTCAACCGTCGCATCTTCTTCGTGCAGGCCTTTCCGGCGTTGATCGCACTCGCGTTGGTGTGGCTGCCGCAGTGA
- a CDS encoding Hsp33 family molecular chaperone HslO gives MTDHDQLSRFLLPAAGVRGVHVRLTKAWHDVQGAAEYPPAARQLLGEAAVAAALFTGHTKVDGRLSVQLRGNETLRTLFAECTAAGTLRGIVQLAEGADAPTDLRELGEAALLAITIENPGLDPREPQRYQSLVGMQAPDLAEAFETYFQQSEQLPTRLLLAAGPDQAAGLLLQKLPGDEGDNDGWTRIGALFDTLGAPELLSVAGEDLLHRLFHEEDPQLLGGKPLSFGCSCSRERVASMLQSLGEEEARAAAEETGEVEVRCEFCGREYHFPLTELTVLFSTAQPSQQAPERLQ, from the coding sequence ATGACCGATCACGATCAGCTTTCCCGTTTCCTGCTGCCTGCCGCCGGTGTCCGCGGTGTCCACGTACGTCTGACCAAGGCCTGGCACGACGTTCAGGGCGCAGCCGAATATCCGCCTGCCGCACGCCAGCTGCTGGGCGAAGCGGCCGTGGCGGCCGCGCTGTTCACCGGCCATACCAAGGTCGACGGACGTCTATCGGTGCAATTGCGCGGCAACGAGACCCTGCGCACCCTGTTTGCCGAATGCACGGCCGCGGGCACCTTGCGCGGCATCGTGCAACTGGCCGAGGGCGCCGACGCGCCCACCGACCTGCGCGAGCTCGGCGAAGCCGCGCTGCTAGCGATCACCATCGAAAACCCCGGTCTGGACCCGCGCGAACCACAGCGCTACCAGAGCCTGGTCGGCATGCAGGCTCCGGATTTGGCCGAAGCCTTCGAAACCTATTTCCAGCAGTCCGAGCAGCTGCCGACCCGCCTGTTGCTGGCGGCCGGCCCGGATCAGGCTGCCGGCCTGCTGCTGCAGAAACTGCCTGGCGACGAAGGCGACAACGACGGCTGGACCCGCATCGGCGCCCTGTTCGACACCCTCGGCGCGCCCGAGCTGTTGTCGGTGGCCGGCGAAGACCTGCTGCACCGCCTGTTCCACGAAGAAGACCCGCAGCTGCTGGGCGGCAAACCGTTGAGCTTCGGGTGCTCTTGCTCACGCGAGCGGGTTGCCTCGATGCTGCAATCGCTGGGCGAAGAAGAGGCCCGCGCAGCCGCCGAAGAGACCGGCGAGGTGGAGGTGCGGTGCGAGTTCTGCGGCCGCGAGTATCACTTTCCGTTGACTGAGTTGACCGTACTTTTCAGCACGGCGCAGCCGTCTCAGCAAGCGCCGGAACGGTTGCAATAG
- a CDS encoding TetR/AcrR family transcriptional regulator: MNDTTESSPTTSRASSGRGNRLSADDWAQAALDLIAEQGVGAVAVEPLARRLGVTKGSFYWHFPSRDALLQAALERWEIFEQKEVFGSLEDVPDPSARLRALFQLVAHEVTPHVIYSELLKALDHPAVRPVIDRVSQRRLDYLIASFRQAGLSRTDAQHRARLAYAAYVGFLQLSLQLQQPKQAREEFESYVEHVIQTLIPG, encoded by the coding sequence ATGAACGACACCACTGAATCCAGCCCCACCACATCCCGTGCCAGTTCCGGTCGCGGCAACCGCCTCAGTGCGGACGATTGGGCACAGGCCGCGCTGGACCTGATCGCCGAACAGGGCGTAGGCGCCGTCGCTGTCGAGCCACTGGCGCGCCGCCTCGGCGTCACCAAGGGAAGTTTCTACTGGCATTTCCCCTCGCGCGACGCGTTGTTGCAAGCCGCCCTGGAGCGCTGGGAAATCTTCGAACAGAAGGAAGTGTTCGGCAGTCTGGAAGACGTGCCCGACCCGAGCGCCCGCCTGCGCGCGCTATTTCAACTGGTTGCACACGAAGTCACGCCGCACGTGATCTATAGCGAACTGCTCAAGGCACTCGACCACCCGGCCGTGCGCCCGGTCATCGACCGCGTCTCGCAACGTCGCCTCGACTACCTGATCGCCTCGTTTCGCCAGGCCGGCCTGTCACGCACCGACGCCCAGCACCGCGCCCGTCTGGCCTACGCGGCTTATGTCGGCTTCCTGCAGCTCTCGCTGCAGCTGCAGCAACCCAAGCAGGCCCGCGAAGAATTCGAATCCTACGTCGAACATGTGATTCAGACCTTGATTCCTGGGTAA
- a CDS encoding TonB-dependent receptor domain-containing protein, translating into MNCKSNKLRDAVVLALVVGVGGTGTAIAQEAGTTNLDKIEVTGSRIKRADVETSQPVFSMSRQQIESQGLTSIGDVIQNISSGGSALNSNVNNGGNGETRVNLRNLGSNRTLVLVNGRRWVGGTGLGGAVDLNTIPTAAVERIEVLKDGASTIYGSDAISGVVNIILRQNFDGAEANAYFGQYDKGDGSRESYDFTIGSTGDRWHATLGVGYVKEEPVWSGDREISAVPVFGAVAGTGNSTTIPGGRFGIFGPTGTDPTTGAPTFGATRFNGTPGFSITNNGGTTSRNYTAADSYNFAPANYLVTPQERKSVFADAGLSITDNVRFKTTVTYNERESSQILAPMPVVLGRSAPGTNGADIVISASNIYNNTGRDIDYIQYRAEETGGRIFTQNVKTFGFSGAFEGDFEVGQRFFSWEAGMFYGKNDQTDRTTGLFNISALRNALGPSFVDAGGVARCGTAASTIDGCVPMNMLSGPGSLTPEMLSYAGFNAHDLYGYEQKTYFGNIGGELFDLQGGAFAFSLGAEHREESGFDDPDALINSGDTTGNARTATNGGYKLDEAYLELAVPLLADLPGAQLLDFSLATRYSDYSNFGDTTNSKFGFRWKPITDLMIRGNWSQGFRAPSINELFQGVSDTFEDVRDPCAGSFSDGSVNGTRPGSCGAVPAYAQANPQVRTATGGNPNLQPETSTSKTLGFVYSPGWVTGLDVSLDWWNIEIEDAIDTQTVQETLDSCYLAGITNACSLIQREPTGEVSNLLAVPNNIARIEAEGYDLTVGYRLPDTAWGSFSVVWDSTYMSKFVVEKPLQDPETRVGLYRGGSARDNNWRIRSNLMLNWELGDVGGSASMRYYSSQVENCTGANVATPANVALLCSDPNRTIGAVAAPRNHVPSVTYTDLAAYWKAPWNARVTVGVNNAFDRDPPQAATAFANSFDSQYEIPGRFYYMRYTQKF; encoded by the coding sequence ATGAATTGCAAGTCCAACAAGCTGCGCGATGCAGTTGTCCTCGCGCTTGTCGTGGGTGTGGGCGGTACCGGTACCGCCATCGCTCAGGAAGCCGGCACCACTAACCTTGACAAGATCGAAGTGACCGGCTCACGCATCAAGCGCGCCGACGTCGAAACATCGCAGCCGGTCTTCAGCATGAGCCGTCAGCAGATCGAATCGCAGGGTCTGACCTCGATTGGCGACGTGATCCAGAACATCAGCTCGGGTGGTTCGGCGCTCAACAGCAACGTCAACAATGGCGGCAACGGCGAAACACGCGTCAACCTGCGTAACCTCGGTTCCAACCGCACCCTGGTGCTGGTTAATGGTCGTCGTTGGGTCGGCGGTACGGGCCTGGGCGGCGCAGTCGACCTCAACACGATTCCGACTGCAGCCGTCGAGCGCATCGAAGTCCTGAAGGACGGCGCCTCCACGATCTACGGCTCCGACGCCATCTCCGGCGTGGTCAACATCATTCTGCGCCAGAACTTCGATGGCGCCGAAGCGAATGCTTATTTCGGCCAGTACGACAAGGGTGATGGCAGCCGCGAGTCCTACGACTTCACCATCGGCTCGACCGGCGATCGTTGGCACGCCACGTTGGGTGTTGGCTATGTCAAGGAAGAGCCGGTGTGGTCGGGCGATCGCGAGATTTCCGCAGTGCCGGTCTTCGGCGCCGTTGCCGGCACCGGCAACAGCACCACGATTCCGGGCGGGCGTTTCGGCATCTTTGGACCGACTGGCACCGATCCCACCACCGGCGCTCCGACATTCGGCGCAACGCGTTTCAATGGAACGCCTGGGTTCTCCATCACCAACAACGGTGGTACGACCTCGCGCAATTACACGGCTGCCGACAGCTACAACTTCGCGCCAGCCAACTATCTGGTGACCCCGCAGGAACGTAAGTCGGTGTTTGCCGACGCCGGCCTGTCGATCACCGACAACGTGCGCTTCAAGACCACGGTCACCTACAACGAGCGTGAATCGAGCCAGATCCTCGCGCCGATGCCGGTCGTGCTGGGTCGCTCCGCACCTGGCACCAATGGTGCAGACATCGTCATCTCTGCCAGCAACATCTATAACAACACTGGCCGCGATATCGACTACATCCAGTACCGTGCTGAAGAGACCGGCGGCCGCATTTTCACTCAGAACGTCAAGACGTTCGGTTTCAGCGGCGCATTCGAGGGTGACTTCGAAGTTGGCCAGCGCTTCTTCAGCTGGGAAGCCGGTATGTTCTACGGCAAGAACGACCAGACCGATCGCACCACGGGTCTGTTCAACATTTCTGCGCTACGCAATGCACTTGGCCCGTCCTTCGTTGACGCAGGCGGCGTTGCACGTTGCGGCACCGCTGCCAGCACCATCGACGGCTGCGTCCCGATGAACATGCTGAGCGGCCCGGGTTCGTTGACCCCGGAAATGCTGAGCTACGCCGGTTTCAATGCACATGACCTGTACGGATATGAGCAGAAGACTTACTTCGGCAACATCGGCGGCGAACTGTTCGATCTGCAGGGGGGCGCGTTTGCATTCTCCTTGGGCGCTGAACACCGCGAAGAGTCGGGCTTTGACGATCCGGACGCGCTGATCAACTCTGGCGATACCACCGGAAATGCGCGTACCGCCACCAACGGCGGCTACAAGCTGGACGAAGCTTACCTCGAACTCGCCGTGCCGCTGCTGGCTGACCTGCCGGGCGCCCAGTTGCTCGACTTCAGCCTGGCCACGCGTTATTCGGATTACAGCAACTTCGGCGACACCACCAACAGCAAGTTCGGTTTCCGCTGGAAGCCGATCACGGACCTGATGATCCGTGGTAACTGGTCGCAGGGCTTCCGTGCCCCGTCGATCAATGAGCTGTTCCAGGGTGTGAGCGATACGTTCGAAGACGTGCGCGACCCGTGCGCAGGCTCGTTCAGCGACGGCTCCGTCAACGGCACCCGCCCGGGCTCGTGCGGCGCAGTGCCTGCCTACGCTCAGGCCAACCCGCAGGTGCGTACCGCCACCGGCGGCAACCCGAACCTGCAGCCGGAAACCTCGACGTCCAAGACCTTGGGCTTCGTCTACAGCCCGGGTTGGGTGACTGGTCTGGATGTCTCGCTCGACTGGTGGAACATTGAGATCGAAGATGCCATCGATACGCAGACCGTGCAGGAGACCCTGGACAGCTGCTACCTGGCCGGCATCACCAACGCCTGCTCGCTGATTCAGCGCGAACCGACTGGTGAAGTATCGAACCTGCTCGCAGTGCCCAACAACATCGCCAGGATCGAAGCCGAAGGCTACGACCTGACCGTGGGCTACCGCCTGCCGGACACCGCATGGGGCAGCTTTAGCGTGGTGTGGGATTCGACCTACATGAGCAAGTTCGTGGTCGAAAAGCCGCTGCAGGATCCGGAAACCCGTGTTGGCCTGTACCGTGGCGGCTCTGCTCGCGACAACAACTGGCGCATCCGCTCCAACCTGATGCTCAACTGGGAATTGGGCGATGTCGGCGGTTCGGCCTCGATGCGTTACTACAGCTCGCAGGTTGAAAACTGCACCGGCGCCAACGTCGCCACCCCGGCCAACGTCGCGCTGCTGTGCTCGGATCCGAACCGTACCATCGGTGCGGTCGCCGCTCCGCGTAACCACGTGCCGAGCGTGACCTACACCGATCTGGCCGCTTACTGGAAGGCTCCGTGGAATGCTCGCGTTACCGTTGGCGTGAACAACGCTTTCGACCGCGATCCGCCGCAAGCTGCGACCGCGTTTGCCAATAGCTTCGACTCGCAGTACGAAATTCCGGGTCGTTTCTATTACATGCGCTACACCCAGAAGTTCTGA
- a CDS encoding alpha/beta fold hydrolase translates to MVTSPSTLAPIGTLSRVSAGDMELAVSVRGAQHAPTVVLAHGFGQTRHAWEATATTLAQAGYRALSYDARGHGDSSFNAVGLPYSPTQFTDDLIVLAGEQPEPPVLVAASMGGLFGLLAEARWPGLFRAIVLVDITPRWDTAGVERVLRFMTAHPDGFASLDAAADAIAAYLPHRPRKTTHQLQALLRERANGRWHWHWDPRLVDELAGQDAQLQQHALMEAAAQVRCPMLLISGGRSDLVTPDNIAEFLSIAPHAQHVHLPDATHMLAGDDNTTFTATVLHYLDALPPVGTIAASNITEHVTGARP, encoded by the coding sequence ATGGTTACCTCTCCCTCTACGCTTGCCCCCATTGGGACTCTGTCGCGCGTCAGCGCTGGCGACATGGAACTGGCCGTGTCGGTAAGGGGTGCGCAGCACGCACCGACGGTGGTGCTGGCGCATGGGTTTGGACAGACGCGGCATGCATGGGAAGCGACGGCAACCACGCTGGCGCAGGCCGGCTACCGCGCACTTTCGTACGATGCGCGCGGCCATGGCGATTCGAGCTTCAATGCGGTCGGTCTGCCCTATTCGCCCACGCAGTTCACCGACGACTTGATCGTGCTGGCAGGCGAGCAGCCCGAGCCGCCGGTCCTGGTTGCGGCCTCGATGGGCGGCCTGTTCGGGTTACTTGCCGAGGCACGCTGGCCGGGGTTGTTCCGTGCGATCGTGTTGGTCGACATCACGCCGCGATGGGATACCGCGGGCGTGGAACGCGTCCTGCGCTTCATGACCGCGCACCCGGATGGATTTGCCTCGCTGGATGCGGCGGCCGATGCAATCGCCGCCTATCTGCCGCATCGTCCCCGCAAGACGACGCATCAGTTACAAGCATTGCTGCGTGAGCGCGCGAATGGCCGTTGGCATTGGCACTGGGATCCGCGCCTGGTCGACGAACTGGCCGGCCAGGATGCGCAGCTGCAGCAGCACGCCTTGATGGAAGCCGCAGCACAGGTACGTTGTCCGATGCTGTTGATCAGCGGCGGGCGCAGCGATCTGGTCACGCCGGACAACATCGCCGAATTCCTGTCGATCGCCCCGCATGCGCAACACGTGCATTTGCCCGATGCCACGCACATGCTGGCTGGCGACGACAACACCACGTTTACCGCAACCGTGTTGCATTATCTGGACGCACTGCCCCCGGTTGGCACCATCGCAGCGTCCAACATTACCGAGCATGTCACTGGAGCAAGACCATGA
- a CDS encoding glycosyltransferase family 2 protein — translation MSIIDTAQLPASTERLTVVIAAFNEETSIPLLHPRLSAVLADLHGLQTRVLYVDDGSTDGTWDVLQALVQHDAQVSAMRLSRNFGKEVAVSAGLDHVLPGAVVLLDADGQDPPELIPEFVALWRAGYDNIFGTRIFREGESWLKRGAAHAFYRVIRRLSRTPIPADTGDFRLLSPRVVQALQQLRERHRFMKGLFGWVGFRQLAVPYRRAPRLSGDSKFTVWRLWNFALDGITSFSTVPLRAATYLGLMTALVAFVFGVWVVVKAALIGDPVAGWPTMMSVILFLGGIQLIALGLIGEYLGRLYDEAKQRPLYLVDTLRGAVGVVCDDQTKRGAGHADRTTAVGDQTG, via the coding sequence GTGAGCATCATCGACACTGCCCAGTTGCCGGCCTCCACCGAACGCCTCACGGTGGTCATTGCTGCCTTCAACGAAGAAACCAGTATTCCGCTGTTGCATCCGCGCCTGTCTGCGGTGCTGGCGGACTTGCATGGGTTACAGACGCGTGTGTTGTACGTCGACGACGGCAGCACCGACGGCACGTGGGATGTTCTGCAGGCGCTGGTGCAGCACGATGCGCAGGTCAGCGCGATGCGGTTGTCGCGCAATTTTGGCAAGGAAGTAGCGGTGTCGGCAGGTCTGGATCATGTGCTGCCGGGTGCGGTGGTGCTGCTTGATGCTGACGGCCAGGATCCGCCGGAACTGATTCCCGAGTTCGTCGCTCTGTGGCGCGCGGGCTACGACAATATCTTTGGGACGCGCATCTTTCGTGAGGGCGAGAGCTGGCTCAAGCGCGGCGCCGCGCACGCGTTTTATCGGGTAATTCGGCGTTTGTCGCGCACGCCGATTCCAGCCGATACCGGCGATTTCCGATTGCTCTCACCACGCGTCGTGCAGGCCTTGCAGCAGCTGCGCGAACGCCACCGTTTCATGAAGGGACTATTCGGGTGGGTGGGATTTCGTCAGCTGGCAGTGCCGTACCGACGCGCGCCACGCTTGTCCGGGGATAGCAAGTTCACCGTTTGGCGGCTCTGGAATTTTGCGTTGGATGGCATCACCAGCTTTTCCACGGTGCCACTGCGCGCTGCCACCTACCTGGGCCTGATGACGGCGCTGGTGGCATTTGTGTTCGGCGTCTGGGTGGTGGTCAAGGCGGCGCTGATTGGCGATCCGGTGGCTGGCTGGCCGACCATGATGTCGGTGATCCTGTTTCTGGGCGGCATCCAGTTGATTGCACTCGGATTGATCGGCGAGTACCTGGGCCGCTTGTATGACGAGGCCAAGCAGCGCCCGCTGTACCTGGTCGATACCCTTCGCGGCGCGGTGGGAGTAGTCTGCGACGACCAGACCAAGCGCGGAGCGGGCCATGCAGACCGTACGACAGCTGTTGGGGACCAAACAGGTTGA
- a CDS encoding acyl-CoA dehydrogenase → MSIVAPFLLVILAAGIAAYHRMRLATWVAISACVLVACWLLGANLTATIVAAALVVLVSAPVLLPFLRKPLLTTPLMAFFRKVLPPLSQTERIALETGSVGFEGELFTGDPDWQKLLNYPKAQLTAEEQAFLDGPVEELCKMVNDWEITHVHADLPPELWDFIKKNKFFGMIIPKQYGGLGFSALAHHKVIQKLSSISSVVSSTVGVPNSLGPGELLLHYGTPEQKDYYLPRLAVGAEVPCFGLTGPFAGSDATSIPDYGIVCKGEWNGANVLGVKLTFDKRYITLAPVASLIGLAFRAYDPDGLIGDKKDIGITLALLPRETPGVEIGRRHFPLNSPFQNGPIHGEEVFIPLSQLIGGVEMVGKGWNMLNECLAVGRSITLPSTASGGGKYAAVVTGAYARIRKQFGLSVGRFEGVEEALARIGGKAYAISALAQATAAAVDRGDVPSVPSAIAKYHCTTMGREVVSDMMDVIGGKGIILGPRNFAGRAWQAAPIGVTVEGANIMTRSLLIFGQGAILCHPWVMKEMKAAQDPDTRRGLEEFDQSLFGHIRFGISNAVRSFWFGLTGARIGAAPGDAYTRRFFRKLDRYSANLALMADVSMLMLGGKLKFKESLSGRLGDVLSHIYMTSAMLKRYHDEGAPATDQPLLAWAFHDSVHKIETALSAALRNFPIRPVGWLMWVLIFPLGRRAEAPGDRLGHRVASILMAPNEARDRLAQGVFLTPCDNNPGGRIASYLTKAVMAEPVERKFLKALKTKGIEALDFPAQLDEAVAEGVITLDERKLLEELREIMMDTITVDDFDPHELRAASFYDKRQVQQPREAA, encoded by the coding sequence ATGAGCATCGTTGCACCGTTCCTCCTCGTCATCCTGGCGGCGGGTATCGCTGCCTATCACCGCATGCGCCTTGCCACCTGGGTTGCGATCAGCGCCTGTGTGCTGGTGGCGTGCTGGCTGCTGGGTGCCAATCTCACTGCCACCATCGTCGCCGCGGCGCTCGTGGTGCTGGTGTCCGCTCCGGTGCTGTTGCCGTTCCTGCGCAAGCCGCTGCTGACCACGCCGCTGATGGCGTTTTTTCGCAAGGTCCTGCCACCGCTGTCGCAGACCGAGCGTATCGCGCTGGAAACCGGCTCGGTCGGTTTCGAGGGCGAACTGTTCACCGGTGATCCGGATTGGCAGAAGCTGCTCAATTACCCCAAGGCGCAGCTGACCGCCGAAGAGCAGGCGTTCCTGGACGGCCCGGTGGAAGAGCTGTGCAAGATGGTCAACGACTGGGAAATCACCCATGTCCACGCCGACCTTCCGCCGGAGCTGTGGGACTTCATCAAGAAGAACAAGTTCTTCGGCATGATCATTCCTAAGCAGTACGGCGGCCTGGGTTTCAGCGCGCTGGCGCACCACAAGGTGATCCAGAAGCTGTCCTCGATCTCCAGTGTGGTCAGTTCCACCGTCGGCGTGCCGAACTCGCTCGGGCCGGGTGAGCTGTTGCTGCATTACGGCACCCCGGAACAGAAAGACTATTACCTACCGCGTCTGGCAGTCGGTGCAGAGGTGCCGTGTTTCGGTCTGACCGGTCCGTTCGCCGGCTCGGACGCGACCTCGATTCCGGATTACGGCATCGTGTGCAAGGGCGAGTGGAATGGGGCCAATGTGCTCGGCGTCAAGCTCACCTTCGACAAGCGCTACATCACCCTGGCACCGGTCGCCTCGCTGATCGGCCTGGCGTTCCGTGCGTACGATCCGGACGGCTTGATCGGCGACAAGAAGGACATCGGCATTACCTTGGCGCTGCTGCCGCGCGAGACACCTGGCGTGGAAATCGGCCGCCGTCATTTCCCGTTGAATTCGCCGTTCCAAAATGGCCCGATCCATGGCGAAGAAGTGTTCATCCCGCTGAGCCAATTGATCGGCGGCGTGGAGATGGTGGGCAAGGGCTGGAACATGCTCAACGAGTGTCTGGCAGTGGGTCGTTCGATCACCCTGCCCTCCACTGCCAGCGGCGGCGGCAAGTATGCGGCGGTGGTGACCGGTGCGTATGCGCGCATCCGTAAGCAGTTCGGCCTGTCGGTCGGTCGCTTCGAGGGCGTGGAAGAAGCGCTGGCGCGCATCGGCGGCAAGGCGTATGCGATCAGTGCGCTGGCGCAGGCCACTGCCGCAGCGGTCGACCGTGGCGATGTGCCGTCGGTGCCGTCGGCGATCGCCAAGTACCACTGCACCACCATGGGCCGCGAAGTGGTCAGCGACATGATGGATGTGATTGGCGGCAAGGGCATCATCCTGGGGCCGCGCAACTTTGCCGGCCGCGCCTGGCAGGCCGCACCGATCGGCGTGACCGTGGAAGGCGCCAACATCATGACCCGCAGCCTGCTGATCTTCGGCCAGGGCGCGATCCTGTGCCATCCGTGGGTGATGAAGGAAATGAAGGCGGCGCAGGATCCGGATACGCGCCGCGGTCTGGAGGAGTTCGACCAGAGTCTGTTCGGGCATATCCGCTTCGGTATTTCCAATGCCGTGCGTTCGTTCTGGTTTGGCCTGACCGGTGCGCGCATCGGTGCGGCGCCGGGCGATGCCTACACGCGGCGCTTCTTTCGCAAGCTGGACCGTTACTCGGCCAACCTGGCATTGATGGCCGACGTGTCGATGCTGATGCTGGGCGGCAAGTTGAAGTTCAAGGAATCCTTGTCAGGGCGTCTGGGCGATGTGCTGAGCCACATCTACATGACCAGCGCGATGCTCAAGCGCTATCACGACGAAGGCGCACCGGCCACCGACCAGCCGTTGCTGGCCTGGGCCTTCCACGACAGCGTGCACAAGATCGAAACCGCGCTGTCGGCTGCCCTGCGCAACTTCCCGATCCGTCCGGTCGGCTGGTTGATGTGGGTGCTGATCTTCCCGTTGGGCCGTCGTGCCGAAGCGCCGGGCGACCGCCTGGGCCACCGCGTGGCATCGATCCTGATGGCGCCCAACGAAGCACGCGACCGGTTGGCCCAGGGCGTGTTCCTGACCCCATGCGACAACAACCCGGGCGGCCGTATCGCCAGCTACCTGACCAAGGCGGTGATGGCCGAGCCGGTGGAGCGCAAGTTCCTCAAGGCACTCAAGACCAAGGGCATCGAGGCGCTGGATTTCCCGGCGCAGCTGGACGAAGCCGTGGCCGAGGGCGTGATCACGCTGGACGAGCGCAAGCTGCTGGAAGAACTGCGCGAGATCATGATGGACACCATCACCGTGGACGATTTCGATCCGCACGAGCTGCGTGCGGCGAGCTTCTACGACAAGCGGCAAGTACAGCAGCCGCGCGAGGCGGCGTAA
- the mtgA gene encoding monofunctional biosynthetic peptidoglycan transglycosylase — protein MGTDAWDGKQVGSPRRRHWLRWILAAPLLFAAASVLQVLVLRVVDPPISSMMVGRYLEAWGEGDGSFSLHQQWRDYDQIAASLPISVVAAEDQQFPMHHGFDLQAIEKARDHNARGGRVRGASTISQQVAKNVFLWQGRSWVRKGLEAWYTVLIELFWPKQRILEMYLNVAEFGDGVYGAQAAARQFWGKDAAGLSPAESARLAAVLPSPRRYDARRPGAYVQRRTAWIQRQARQLGGAAYLQAP, from the coding sequence ATGGGGACGGATGCATGGGATGGCAAGCAGGTGGGGTCACCGCGGCGCAGGCACTGGCTGCGTTGGATTCTCGCAGCGCCGCTGCTGTTCGCCGCAGCGAGTGTGCTGCAGGTGCTGGTGCTGCGGGTGGTCGATCCGCCGATCAGCAGCATGATGGTCGGGCGCTATCTGGAGGCCTGGGGCGAGGGGGACGGGAGCTTTTCGCTGCATCAGCAGTGGCGCGATTACGATCAGATCGCCGCCAGCCTTCCGATTTCGGTGGTCGCTGCCGAAGATCAGCAGTTTCCGATGCACCACGGGTTTGACCTGCAGGCCATCGAAAAAGCGCGCGACCACAATGCACGCGGCGGGCGCGTGCGCGGGGCCAGCACGATCAGCCAGCAGGTCGCCAAGAACGTCTTTCTGTGGCAGGGCCGCAGCTGGGTGCGCAAGGGCCTGGAGGCCTGGTACACCGTGTTGATCGAGCTGTTCTGGCCCAAGCAGCGCATTCTGGAGATGTACCTCAACGTGGCCGAGTTTGGTGACGGCGTCTACGGCGCGCAGGCGGCTGCGCGGCAGTTCTGGGGGAAGGATGCGGCGGGCCTGTCGCCGGCCGAATCGGCGCGTCTGGCCGCCGTCCTGCCCTCCCCACGTCGTTACGATGCGCGCCGGCCGGGCGCTTACGTGCAGCGACGCACCGCCTGGATCCAGCGGCAGGCGCGTCAGCTGGGCGGTGCCGCGTATCTGCAGGCACCGTGA